tggctTTGTAATGCCTCAAATAACAACTCTGCTTTGGTTAACCTTAACTAGGTATGAATGGCTGGATCCCAGCATCAAGAAAACAGAATGGTCACGTGAGGAAGAGGAAAAGCTCCTACATTTGGCCAAACTGATGCCCACCCAGTGGAGAACGATAGCTCCCATCATTGGCAGAACTGCAGCACAGTGCCTGGAGCACTACGAGTATCTTCTGTAAGCATGTGTCCTTATTGTGCTTGTGTGTTATTAGTACATTTTACTAATTaattacatgtaataaaaatacatggtTTATTTTTGACCTCAGCGACAAAGCTGCTCAAAGAGACAATGAAGAAGACACAACTGATGATCCTCGCAAGCTTAAGCCAGGGGAGATTGATCCAAACCCTGAAACCAAGCCAGCCAGGCCAGACCCTGTGGACATGGATGAAGGTTTTCATACTCCCTTGAAGATTCTTTCTTTGGCTGACctgaagtacagtacagtacagtcttTTACTTTGCTGAACGTGCTACTTAAGTGCTTGTATCACTTTTGCAGATGAGTTGGAGATGTTGTCTGAGGCCAGAGCTCGTTTAGCAAATACACAAGGAAAAAAGGCCAAGCGGAAAGCCAGGGAGAAGCAGTTAGAAGAGGCAAGGTAGGATGACTGATGGCGGATGagcatggatatttatgtactGATTACAAGACACATGAttggaaaactaaaaaaaaaaaaaaatgcactgaaCAGAATTGtactgaggtttttttttttttttttttttggaaacattTACTCAGTGGATTTTATCTTGTGTGAATAAAATTAAAGCTGAACAGCTACTGTTAGTTTGCTAAGCACtaatcctcttttttttcccccccgccCTCAGGCGCTTGGCAGCCCTGCAAAAGCGCAGAGAGCTGCGTGCTGCAGGCATAGATATCCAGAAGAAGCGTAAAAAAAAGCGAGGTGTAGACTACAATGCAGAAATTCCCTTTGAAAAAAAGCCTGCACCAGGTTTTTATGATACATCTATGGAGCAATACGATCCACTCGAGCCTGACTTCAAAAGACTTCGCCAGCAGCATCTTGATGGAGAGCTGCGAAAGTGAGTGACACACTCATGTACACAGATGATACATGAATGAAAGTTCTTTGTGGGGCTCCACAATATATCAGTAAAATTATGCCACAATGGCCTTATCAGAGGTATTGTGATATTTgaatatgattttaaataaattccttaCTCGTATTCAGATCAGCTTATTTTAATACTATATGCTTAAAATTTTCCCGTTtacattttatagttaaaagacattatttaaagtataacaCGTTTTTCAACTTTAAAATTGATTAACTGCTAGATTAATTGAGTAACACTGCAAAAGGGTCCTTTTTCAGAACATTCatattgaattaaaatgtaCAAGATAAGTGAGTCTTGCATTAATCTTGATTACTGATTTAGTTTGTCCTGCTTTAATCGAATGGCATTTTTTGGATTACCATAGTGAGAAAGAAGAGCGTGAGCGTAAAAAGGATAAACAGAAGatcaagaagaagaaggagtCTGATCTCCCCTCTGCCATCTTGCAGACTAGTGGGGTCTCCGAGTTCACTAAAAAAAGGAGCAAGCTAGTGCTGCCTGCACCTCAGGTAACCATTCACATATTCTACTATAAAACATGGTTTGTGCATATGTGTAGTTATACAGATTTAGATGTTCTCTCGGTCAGATATCAGATGCTGAACTGGAGGAGGTGGTGAAACTTGGCCAGGCCAGTGAAATCGCTCGCCAAACTGCAGAAGAGTCTGGCATCACAAACTCGGCTTCCAGCGCTCTGCTTTCTGAGTACAATGTCACCAATAACAGCATGGCCTTGCGTACACCTCAGACTCCTGCAGCACAGGACAAGATTCTACAGGTATCGCAGTGTTTCAAATCAAaacattatgttaaaaaaacaaacaaacaaacaaaaaaccatACTTTCTCACTGACTTTCTGatctaaactgtttttttttttttttttttttacactcaatCCAGGAAGCCCAGAATCTGATGGCTCTCACTAATGTGGACACTCCTCTGAAAGGTGGTCTAAACACACCTTTGCATGAGAGTGACTTCTCTGGGGTCACTCCACAAAGGCAGGTGGTCCAGACCCCCAACACTGTGCTCTCTACACCTTTCAGGTAGTGTCAGAAGTGAACGTTAggcttattttattatgtgtacaAAAATACCAAatcaataaaatgcatttaaaatgctaaaacttgaatttaaaatgttttatattttaatagaaCCCCAAGTCATGGAGCAGAAGGTTTGACCCCTCACAGTGGCATGACTCCAAAACCCTCAATCGGCGTGACCCCGGGTCGCACGCCGCTGCGAGACAAACTCAACATCAATACTGAAGATGGTGTGGTGGATTACACAGATCCAGCTTATGCCAAGCACCTGGTGTGTAGAATAATCTAGATGAGAATAATCCTCTCCTTCTTTATCTTTCTGAGTGTTaaaatatgtatacatgtattttttttttttcagcaacgGGAGTCTCGAGAGCAGCTGAAGTTGGGGTTGTTGTCTCTTCCCCTGCCCAAGAATGATTTTGAAATTGTGCTGCCTGAGAACGCTGAAAAGGAGATGGAGGAACCAGAGGTGGATGAGAGCTTTGTGGAGGACGCATCTGACATTGAGTTCCGTAAACAGGTCAGGCATTTCACTTTCTCTGCTACCAAttgtggtttatttaaaaatcttattcCTGAAGTcagacatttctatttttattgttttgaagtTTCTAGACCTACAAAAAGCATAAGTTTAAAAATACCCTGAAGTGTGATTGGTAATATTGCCATGAGTAGATTGCATTGTTTGCATGATTGAATATATCATGGATTTGAGGGCTGTTTTCAGTAGTGTCAAAATAACAAATACCCTTAAATTAATCTAAACTTTTTTAACAGATGGATCAGCTTGCCTGGAATGTTAAGCTGAAGATGGCTTTACTGACAATACATAAATGTCAAGGAAAATAAAATGGTGCTTAAATGGCACAGTTGGGCATTTTTACCCACTTATAGTAAAGCgttgttaaatttatatattttttaaaaagccgaAGGGAATTGGGTATTAAACACTGCCATACAATGTGTAAGTGCATATACATTACCTGAAGCAAAAACACGAATATGAGTGGGAAATCGGTAGTGCCACTTTTCTGGTCTCTACATAACTAAATTAGATCTAAAATGTCAAGTTGGagtggctttttaaaaaatttggttATGGATATGGATGGTGttaatttgtgttaattttaaatctttgatatttacatatgttttttaggtatttaaaagaaatatcatttggctttttgttttttcgaaCATTGCTTCTGTACTGGATTGCATGCATGATGTGCATTTTATGCATTGAAGCACGCAGTGTACATTGAGTGTTCTCCTGCACTATATTCTTTGCTCACATCATGCAGTATAGTATTCTAACAATGATGGCTGTTATTACATGCTGTTATTGTAGGCAGCCAGAGAAGCTGAGCGAGAGAAAGAGCTGAAGCAGAGACACACATCAGTGCAGAGAAATTTACCCAGGCCCTCAgaggtaaaattttttttataataaactgcTGTCCGAATCCTCATAAATGTAGAACAAATATACCATTTAATGCCATAGTAATTTGTGCTATCATGACGAGTATGTTTCTATGATTAGGTAAATGAGACCATTCTGAGGCCTCAGAATGTAGAGCCTCCTCTCACAGAGCTGCAGCAGGCAGAGGAGCTCATAAAGAAAGAGATGATCACCATGATCCACTATGACAGTCTGCACCACCCATACACAGAAGTCCTGGCTAAGAAAGCTAAAGGAGGTTCAGGTTCTACCAATGCTGATCACATTGCCTACCTAGAGAAATCACCTTATGAAAAAGTGGCAGAGGAGGAACTCAATAAGGTTAACTTTGCATAATCTTATTTTCCTTTGTTATCAAATGCATTTTACATAGATTTAAAAGTTACAATTCTTTGATATGttggttttaaaatgaattaatggCACACTTTGAATGTCAGGCTAAAGATCTACTTCGGCAAGAGATGGAGGTGGTGAAGCATGGCATGGGTCATGGTGATCTTTCAATTGAGGCCTATAATCAAGTTTGGGAAGAGTGTTATAGCCAGGTGCTGTACCTGCCCGGACAGAATCGATACACCAGAGCCAATCTGGCCAGCAAAAAGGACAGGATTGAGTCCCTGGAAAAGAAACTGGAGGTATAGTCGATTTAAAATTGCATTTCCTGTTCTTTACAGCAGATGGCACTAGCTACTTATTGATCATTTAATCAAGATTTGTCACTATTTAGAATGAAAATGACGAACATTTACATTGTCTCCTATTTGTATGGAGAAaccttttaaattataaaaaaaaaaaaaatagtgcaaTCGATTAGTCTCTGGATCAGTATATAGCAAACAGTTGATATAttgtaaacttatttaaaatggaCCTGGTGTTTAATGTTCTCGGATCATCCCATCACCCAAGAGAAACAATGATTTTTAGGCCAACTTTGATGAATTGGAGGATATAAGTatagatggataaaaaaaaaatgtttcctgtGCTAATACTGGGTTTAATGCAGATGATGATAAAGGACAGTCAGTTGACTTCGTCGTTTAAGTATAGGTGCAAAGTTTCACTTAATCAAGGCAAACCCTGTCTCACAAAGGGTGCATTTGTTTCATATTCCTTGGCTGCAACATGGGCGGAAACTTGGAGCCTTTTCACACAGCAGCACACTCTCAGTAGTGGGGGAGGGAGTAGAGGGCTCAGCGGCACTGCACTCTCTTCATTCAGAGAATCGACAGGATTTATGTTAACAGCAGCTGCATTCCACATTTATTAACAGGCCTCAGAAGTGGCTTGAGTAGTGTGGAGTTATAGAGTGGTTCAGGGTGATCTCTATGGCAGGGACCATAAACACCAGCACACTTTTACCTTACCCGCTGGCTCAACCACACAGAGTAAACAAAGTCTTGTCCCTGTGTGGGGTGGATCTTAACATCAGTCTTGGGTGACTAGCACCTCTCACCTGGGGTTTGCATGTGTCTTGCATGCATGTTCAGTGACCACAATCATCACAAGTAGTCATCAGAAGCAAACTTGCTAAATCTGATGTCACTTTACAACCACTTTAGAAGGTACGACACATTACGTTGTAATCTGGTCATGTAGCTGTCTTTTTAATGtgcttttaatatttatgcaaataaaaagagaggactgtaaataaaaaactgagTTGTGTTGCCTACATAAATTTAGCCACTATGTAGTAAGATTGTGGGTGGGGCTGTCAGAGTTTAAGGATTGCCTTACATACTCAGTTCTAATTAACTTGACCACAGGGCACATGGTTATAAACTCAAATATACTGTTAAATATCAAATAACAGTGCGGGTGTGTGGTAGCTATACATTTTGTTTCTGAAACATGCCTATGAGACAGGATTACCAAGATCATTCCTGGAGATTTATTTGCTTTCCTTCTGACCATTTATTTTACTTGAAAGCTTGGATAAAGTatagaatgtataaaatgtttccTTTAACACGGCCATCAGTTAGCTAAATGCATGCTCTCAAACTTTAAAATTACTCCTTCCCAGcttatttattaatgtgtatattatttttatcatcagCAATATTCAAAAATGTCATGCAGTACTATATACTGAAGCGGTATTCTGTGCACcccatttactttatttaagtttatttatttataattataaattatttatttatataatttatagttTCATAAATGAAGTGTAGTAGACCAGTTTGCTTATCCAAATAGTCTACGTATTGACTTGACTTGTCATATTGTAAAGACCAGAACTCGTATTAAGTCTGGTAAAGATTTGTGCATCTGCTGATGTAAAACTGGATGTTGATATATTTTGGCTATGCTGTCTAAAAAATGTGTAGGTGTAATATCTAATGGATTTCCATTGGgtagtatatttaattttagagAATTTACTAATTGTTCTGCAAGAATGACAGCTTATTCGAAGTCAAACAATTGCTCTGCCATATTTAATGCCGTATTTAATATGATCCAGGTGAACAGAGGACACATGACAACAGAAGCCAAACGGGCAGCTAAGATGGAGAAGAAGATGAAGATTCTTTTGGGGGGATACCAGTCTCGGGCCATGGGTCTGATAAAGCAGCTCAGTGACCTGTGGGACCAGGTGGAGCAGGCCAACATGGAGTTACACACCTTCCAGGAGCTGAAGAAGCAGGAGGACTATGCCATCCCACGCAGACAGGAGGTAACTCAGACCAGTATCATTGCGCTCAAAACCTTAATGATACTTTAATGTAGAAATGTTCATATATAAGCTTTTGatgctgtttttattatatattaatataatacaagTAGACTGACACTGTGCTTGTATGTCTTGTAAGGCTTTGAGAGAAGATGTGCAAAGGCAACAGGACAGAGAGAAGGAGCTTCAGCAGAGGTTTGCTGATCTTCTCCTTGAGAAGGAAAGTTTGCTTTCAGAGAAGTTCTGAATGTAATATTGGACTGTAAAACTCCACTTTGGCTGTATCTGCactgtaatctgtaaaaaaaaaaaaaaaaaaaaaaaaaaaaagtacagttaAGGCTTTGGAGTGGTTTTACTTGTTCAGCATTGTCGACATACCATGTTTGCTGCTGTACCTTTGGTTTTAGCAGCAGTCATTTGGTTCCTTTCTCATACTCAGATGCAGTTTAGCTGGTCCTTGAGATTTCAAGGATGATTCATttgttgaggtttttttttaattgtgaaaaTGTGACTTgacttgtaaataaaa
This genomic stretch from Clarias gariepinus isolate MV-2021 ecotype Netherlands chromosome 13, CGAR_prim_01v2, whole genome shotgun sequence harbors:
- the cdc5l gene encoding cell division cycle 5-like protein, which encodes MPRIMIKGGVWRNTEDEILKAAVMKYGKNQWSRIASLLHRKSAKQCKARWYEWLDPSIKKTEWSREEEEKLLHLAKLMPTQWRTIAPIIGRTAAQCLEHYEYLLDKAAQRDNEEDTTDDPRKLKPGEIDPNPETKPARPDPVDMDEDELEMLSEARARLANTQGKKAKRKAREKQLEEARRLAALQKRRELRAAGIDIQKKRKKKRGVDYNAEIPFEKKPAPGFYDTSMEQYDPLEPDFKRLRQQHLDGELRNEKEERERKKDKQKIKKKKESDLPSAILQTSGVSEFTKKRSKLVLPAPQISDAELEEVVKLGQASEIARQTAEESGITNSASSALLSEYNVTNNSMALRTPQTPAAQDKILQEAQNLMALTNVDTPLKGGLNTPLHESDFSGVTPQRQVVQTPNTVLSTPFRTPSHGAEGLTPHSGMTPKPSIGVTPGRTPLRDKLNINTEDGVVDYTDPAYAKHLQRESREQLKLGLLSLPLPKNDFEIVLPENAEKEMEEPEVDESFVEDASDIEFRKQAAREAEREKELKQRHTSVQRNLPRPSEVNETILRPQNVEPPLTELQQAEELIKKEMITMIHYDSLHHPYTEVLAKKAKGGSGSTNADHIAYLEKSPYEKVAEEELNKAKDLLRQEMEVVKHGMGHGDLSIEAYNQVWEECYSQVLYLPGQNRYTRANLASKKDRIESLEKKLEVNRGHMTTEAKRAAKMEKKMKILLGGYQSRAMGLIKQLSDLWDQVEQANMELHTFQELKKQEDYAIPRRQEALREDVQRQQDREKELQQRFADLLLEKESLLSEKF